A genomic region of Leishmania braziliensis MHOM/BR/75/M2904 complete genome, chromosome 33 contains the following coding sequences:
- a CDS encoding putative kinesin: MSIEVHVRIRPSVANVVWSSAETVLYSTANPNTRYVYNKVYPNNSTNESIFHGMEAVVHAAFDGKNVTVMAYGQTGSGKTHSMVGVDHDPGMVPRAAKLLLELKRTTPGAKIQAFYTEIYNESVKDLLEPQRGELALHDAPDGGVFFEKRMIDVETFDDFIQLQVAAERNRKYGVTNLNEHSSRSHVILTFEIQRHNRVGTSVLNLVDLAGSESASRANTVGVSLREGGHINRSLLTLGNVVDAIVERRPYVPYRDAKLTRLLRTCLGGSGITLILCCVNPSRENFDQTVATLRFTQRAMKIKNDPVVVLNMPPLFTHQYSNGARQLIEGLQESAEAEYQRGLRDSFLYCSSTVGSVVSNYQAQVSDCLHSLANAQRLLVAHDHAMAIDHIGRLYNQQNDLVRQRISNKELAENERKRQRNVASEIEFRKEKMTKLEEELSAKVSLLDTSLAGWEYQLYEARRKQRSEMDVLIQLELARRARLQYEWVVCFERIASCSVPLIQAGLLALQAKLVESSGGGGSDTAECQQYRHLLPTILLSQECDTGHRTLHMKELRTTLMKARDELADLKMAHEMVKDDIEEARRQQQQQQQQQDSKHGTASVSPQPRPNLSDLSEEDLLEYYRGVADSEVEERIHRLEREEKALMAQARRGVRRESLRRVRESLRISRGSRGGSSRSPQSGAGGVTITRLTETAGTGPGSNASQRFGGTAANDEGRAGLRQMETSAQVEARDRRSSASYADGVRNALSILDSLKAQLQRKGGNNHLSSTVASTSRSQQAQSQRRQEVTHGRSNRSVSSSSERRRRQGRKGADKTAVYCDPEESNVGGLHQSVAPRSAAATAAHPCHHTAASDNPADTENMSLAELYQASMGKENWSRTKFSTAAATLSRGAHKSTVVAEDDVTFDVDEEADGEEDRRPVSDQPSSSPPVGIAARRRMKRQNSRPVVERALYALHSNSHSMSPP, encoded by the coding sequence ATGAGTATCGAGGTGCACGTGCGCATTCGCCCGTCCGTGGCCAACGTTGTATGGTCCAGTGCCGAAACAGTGCTCTACAGCACAGCCAACCCCAACACCCGCTACGTCTACAACAAGGTGTACCCGAACAACAGCACAAATGAGTCCATATTCCACGGCATGGAGGCGGTTGTGCACGCAGCGTTTGATGGCAAGAACGTCACCGTCATGGCGTATGGTCAGactggcagcggcaagacGCATAGCATGGTCGGCGTAGATCACGATCCTGGCATGGTGCCGCGGGCTGCAAAGTTGCTCTTAGAGCTAAAGCGTACCACTCCTGGTGCGAAGATACAGGCATTCTACACGGAGATCTACAACGAGTCCGTCAAGGATCTTCTAGAGCCTCAGCGAGGCGAGCTTGCGCTGCACGACGCCCCTGACGGAGGCGTCTTCTTCGAAAAGAGGATGATCGACGTAGAAACTTTTGATGACTTTATCCAGCTTCAGGTGGCAGCGGAGCGGAACCGCAAGTACGGTGTCACCAACCTGAACGAACACAGTAGTCGCTCTCACGTCATCCTCACCTTTGAAATACAACGGCACAATCGCGTTGGCACGAGTGTCCTCAACTTGGTCGATCTGGCCGGCTCCGAGTCGGCGTCGCGCGCAAACACAGTCGGCGTCTCTCTTCGAGAGGGTGGCCACATCAACCGCAGCCTTTTAACTCTAGGGAACGTGGTGGACGCCATCGTTGAGAGACGACCCTACGTGCCCTACAGAGACGCCAAGCTGACGCGCCTCCTTCGCACATGCCTCGGGGGCTCTGGTATCACGCTAATTCTCTGCTGCGTGAATCCCTCACGCGAGAACTTTGACCAAACCGTCGCGACACTCCGCTTCACGCAGCGTGCAATGAAGATCAAGAACGACCCTGTTGTTGTTCTGAACATGCCACCATTGTTCACTCACCAGTATAGTAACGGTGCACGGCAGCTCATTGAAGGACTGCAGGAgtcggcggaggcggagtaTCAACGGGGGCTGCGTGACAGCTTCCTctactgcagcagcactgtgGGCTCCGTTGTCAGCAACTACCAGGCGCAAGTGTCCGACTGCCTGCACTCGCTGGCGaacgcgcagcgcctgcttGTGGCGCACGATCACGCCATGGCCATCGACCACATCGGGCGACTGTATAATCAGCAGAATGACTTGGTACGGCAGCGGATCAGCAACAAGGAGCTGGCTGAGAACGAACGCAAGCGGCAGCGTAATGTGGCCTCGGAGATCGAGTTTCGAAAGGAGAAGATGACGAAGCTGGAGGAAGAGCTCAGCGCCAAAGTTTCCTTACTCGACACGAGTTTGGCAGGGTGGGAGTATCAGCTCTACGAGGCGCGGCGGAAACAGCGAAGTGAAATGGACGTGCTAATTCAGCTAGAGCTGGCGCGTCGTGCACGACTCCAGTACGAGTGGGTCGTCTGCTTTGAGCGCATCGCATCGTGCAGTGTTCCCCTCATTCAAGCTGGATTGCTAGCACTGCAGGCAAAACTAGTTgaaagcagcggcggaggcggcagcgacacggcAGAGTGCCAGCAGTATCGTCATCTCCTCCCTACCATTCTGTTGTCGCAAGAGTGCGATACTGGGCACCGCACGCTGCACATGAAGGAGCTTCGGACGACCCTGATGAAGGCTCGAGATGAGTTGGCTGACCTTAAGATGGCGCACGAAATGGTGAAAGATGACATCGAGGAGGCGAGgagacaacaacagcagcagcagcagcagcaagacaGCAAGCACGGCACCGCTTCCGTGTCACCTCAACCGCGGCCAAACTTGTCTGACTTGTCAGAGGAGGATCTTCTCGAATACTACCGCGGCGTTGCAGacagcgaggtggaggaacGGATTCATCGCCTGGAGCGTGAGGAAAAGGCGCTGATGGCGCaagcgcggcgcggcgttcGCCGAGAAAGTCTGCGCCGTGTTCGCGAGAGCCTTCGCATATCGCGTGGAAGCCGTGGAGGCAGTAGCCGCTCTCCGCAGagtggcgccggcggcgtcaCCATTACTCGACTGACCGAAACTGCCGGCACAGGACCGGGCTCGAACGCGTCGCAACGTTTTGGAGGCACTGCGGCTAATGACGAGGGGCGCGCTGGTTTACGGCAGATGGAGACAAGTGCACAGGTGGAGGCACGTGACAGGCGCAGCTCGGCCAGCTACGCGGACGGTGTGAGGAATGCGCTTTCCATCTTGGACAGCCTCAAAGCGCAGCTTCAGCGCAAGGGCGGCAACAACCATCTCTCTTCCACAGTAGCATCTACGAGCCGCAGTCAGCAGGCGCagtcgcagcggcggcaggagGTTACCCACGGGCGTAGCAATCGTAGCGTGAGCAGCAGTAGCgagcggcgtcgccgacaAGGCCGCAAAGGCGCTGACAAGACGGCTGTGTACTGCGACCCCGAAGAGAGCAACGTAGGAGGGCTGCACCAGAGTGTCGCTCCCCgctccgccgcagcgactgctgcgcaccCGTGCCACCATACCGCTGCGTCCGACAACCCCGCCGACACGGAAAACATGTCCCTGGCAGAACTGTATCAGGCATCTATGGGGAAGGAGAACTGGAGCCGGACCAAGTTctctaccgctgctgccacgttGTCTCGTGGGGCGCATAAGTCCACCGTGGTCGCGGAGGACGATGTGACGTTCGACGTGGATGAGGAGGCagatggagaggaggacaggCGGCCAGTGTCGGATCAGCCGAGCTCGTCCCCACCGGTCGGGATTGCCGCCCGGCGCAGGATGAAGCGGCAGAACTCTCGCCCAGTGGTGGAGCGGGCACTTTACGCGTTGCACTCGAACTCTCACTCAATGTCCCCCCCGTGA